From a single Equus asinus isolate D_3611 breed Donkey chromosome 2, EquAss-T2T_v2, whole genome shotgun sequence genomic region:
- the KCNIP2 gene encoding A-type potassium channel modulatory protein KCNIP2 isoform X8 produces the protein MLRAPSSALNSVEDEFELSTVCHRPEGLEQLQEQTKFTRKELQVLYRGFKNECPSGIVNEENFKQIYSQFFPQGDSSTYATFLFNAFDTNHDGSVSFEDFVAGLSVILRGTIDDRLNWAFNLYDLNKDGCITKEEMLDIMKSIYDMMGKYTYPALREEAPREHVESFFQKMDRNKDGVVTIEEFIESCQKDENIMRSMKLFDNVI, from the exons ATGCTGCGGGCCCCAAGCTCTGCCCTCA ACAGTGTGGAGGATGAGTTTGAACTGTCCACCGTGTGTCACCGGCCTGAGGGCCTGGAGCAGCTGCAAGAGCAAACCAAGTTCACGCGCAAGGAGTTGCAGGTCCTGTACCGGGGCTTCAAGAAC GAGTGTCCCAGCGGAATCGTCAATGAGGAGAACTTCAAGCAGATTTACTCCCAATTCTTTCCTCAAGGAG ACTCCAGCACATATGCCACTTTTCTCTTCAATGCCTTTGACACCAACCATGATGGCTCGGTCAGTTTTGAG gaCTTTGTGGCTGGTTTGTCAGTGATTCTTCGGGGAACCATAGACGACAGGCTGAACTGGGCCTTCAACCTGTATGACCTCAATAAGGATGGCTGCATCACCAAGGAG GAAATGCTTGATATCATGAAATCCATCTATGACATGATGGGCAAGTATACGTATCCTGCACTCCGAGAGGAGGCTCCAAGGGAACATGTGGAGAGCTTCTTCCAG AAGATGGACAGGAACAAGGATGGCGTGGTGACCATTGAGGAATTCATTGAGTCT
- the KCNIP2 gene encoding A-type potassium channel modulatory protein KCNIP2 isoform X1 has protein sequence MRGQGRKESLSDSRDLDGSYDQLTGHPPGPTKKALKQRFLKLLPCCGPQALPSVSETLAAPASLRPHRPRPLDPALTSSAWGPGNCQAGLQRWRWGDGWVGDFEQGSWGPGLRRGCPPPPPPPTPIDSVEDEFELSTVCHRPEGLEQLQEQTKFTRKELQVLYRGFKNECPSGIVNEENFKQIYSQFFPQGDSSTYATFLFNAFDTNHDGSVSFEDFVAGLSVILRGTIDDRLNWAFNLYDLNKDGCITKEEMLDIMKSIYDMMGKYTYPALREEAPREHVESFFQKMDRNKDGVVTIEEFIESCQKDENIMRSMKLFDNVI, from the exons ATGCGGGGCCAGGGCCGTAAGGAGAGTTTGTCCGATTCTCGGGACCTGGACGGATCCTATGACCAGCTTACGG GCCACCCACCAGGGCCCACTAAAAAAGCGCTGAAGCAGCGGTTCCTCAAGCTGCTGCCATGCTGCGGGCCCCAAGCTCTGCCCTCAGTCAGTGAAA CATTAGCCGCCCCAGCCTCCCTCCGCCCCCACAGACCCCGCCCGCTGGACCCAG CCTTGACGTCCTCGGCTTGGGGTCCAGGGAACTGTCAGGCTGGTCTCCAGCGTTGGAGATGGGGGGATGGATGGGTCGGTGATTTTGAACAGGGGTCGTGGGGGCCGGGCCTGAGGCGCggctgtcccccccccccccccccaccgaccCCCATAGACAGTGTGGAGGATGAGTTTGAACTGTCCACCGTGTGTCACCGGCCTGAGGGCCTGGAGCAGCTGCAAGAGCAAACCAAGTTCACGCGCAAGGAGTTGCAGGTCCTGTACCGGGGCTTCAAGAAC GAGTGTCCCAGCGGAATCGTCAATGAGGAGAACTTCAAGCAGATTTACTCCCAATTCTTTCCTCAAGGAG ACTCCAGCACATATGCCACTTTTCTCTTCAATGCCTTTGACACCAACCATGATGGCTCGGTCAGTTTTGAG gaCTTTGTGGCTGGTTTGTCAGTGATTCTTCGGGGAACCATAGACGACAGGCTGAACTGGGCCTTCAACCTGTATGACCTCAATAAGGATGGCTGCATCACCAAGGAG GAAATGCTTGATATCATGAAATCCATCTATGACATGATGGGCAAGTATACGTATCCTGCACTCCGAGAGGAGGCTCCAAGGGAACATGTGGAGAGCTTCTTCCAG AAGATGGACAGGAACAAGGATGGCGTGGTGACCATTGAGGAATTCATTGAGTCT
- the KCNIP2 gene encoding A-type potassium channel modulatory protein KCNIP2 isoform X6: MLRAPSSALTLAAPASLRPHRPRPLDPDSVEDEFELSTVCHRPEGLEQLQEQTKFTRKELQVLYRGFKNECPSGIVNEENFKQIYSQFFPQGDSSTYATFLFNAFDTNHDGSVSFEDFVAGLSVILRGTIDDRLNWAFNLYDLNKDGCITKEEMLDIMKSIYDMMGKYTYPALREEAPREHVESFFQKMDRNKDGVVTIEEFIESCQKDENIMRSMKLFDNVI, from the exons ATGCTGCGGGCCCCAAGCTCTGCCCTCA CATTAGCCGCCCCAGCCTCCCTCCGCCCCCACAGACCCCGCCCGCTGGACCCAG ACAGTGTGGAGGATGAGTTTGAACTGTCCACCGTGTGTCACCGGCCTGAGGGCCTGGAGCAGCTGCAAGAGCAAACCAAGTTCACGCGCAAGGAGTTGCAGGTCCTGTACCGGGGCTTCAAGAAC GAGTGTCCCAGCGGAATCGTCAATGAGGAGAACTTCAAGCAGATTTACTCCCAATTCTTTCCTCAAGGAG ACTCCAGCACATATGCCACTTTTCTCTTCAATGCCTTTGACACCAACCATGATGGCTCGGTCAGTTTTGAG gaCTTTGTGGCTGGTTTGTCAGTGATTCTTCGGGGAACCATAGACGACAGGCTGAACTGGGCCTTCAACCTGTATGACCTCAATAAGGATGGCTGCATCACCAAGGAG GAAATGCTTGATATCATGAAATCCATCTATGACATGATGGGCAAGTATACGTATCCTGCACTCCGAGAGGAGGCTCCAAGGGAACATGTGGAGAGCTTCTTCCAG AAGATGGACAGGAACAAGGATGGCGTGGTGACCATTGAGGAATTCATTGAGTCT
- the KCNIP2 gene encoding A-type potassium channel modulatory protein KCNIP2 isoform X9, whose translation MRGQGRKESLSDSRDLDGSYDQLTGHPPGPTKKALKQRFLKLLPCCGPQALPSVSEIGRVFRFLGDSSLPSALAAPASLRPHRPRPLDPDSVEDEFELSTVCHRPEGLEQLQEQTKFTRKELQVLYRGFKNECPSGIVNEENFKQIYSQFFPQGDSSTYATFLFNAFDTNHDGSVSFEDFVAGLSVILRGTIDDRLNWAFNLYDLNKDGCITKEEMLDIMKSIYDMMGKYTYPALREEAPREHVESFFQKMDRNKDGVVTIEEFIESCQKDENIMRSMKLFDNVI comes from the exons ATGCGGGGCCAGGGCCGTAAGGAGAGTTTGTCCGATTCTCGGGACCTGGACGGATCCTATGACCAGCTTACGG GCCACCCACCAGGGCCCACTAAAAAAGCGCTGAAGCAGCGGTTCCTCAAGCTGCTGCCATGCTGCGGGCCCCAAGCTCTGCCCTCAGTCAGTGAAA TTGGCCGGGTCTTCCGCTTTCTCGGTGACAGTTCCCTCCCTTCAGCATTAGCCGCCCCAGCCTCCCTCCGCCCCCACAGACCCCGCCCGCTGGACCCAG ACAGTGTGGAGGATGAGTTTGAACTGTCCACCGTGTGTCACCGGCCTGAGGGCCTGGAGCAGCTGCAAGAGCAAACCAAGTTCACGCGCAAGGAGTTGCAGGTCCTGTACCGGGGCTTCAAGAAC GAGTGTCCCAGCGGAATCGTCAATGAGGAGAACTTCAAGCAGATTTACTCCCAATTCTTTCCTCAAGGAG ACTCCAGCACATATGCCACTTTTCTCTTCAATGCCTTTGACACCAACCATGATGGCTCGGTCAGTTTTGAG gaCTTTGTGGCTGGTTTGTCAGTGATTCTTCGGGGAACCATAGACGACAGGCTGAACTGGGCCTTCAACCTGTATGACCTCAATAAGGATGGCTGCATCACCAAGGAG GAAATGCTTGATATCATGAAATCCATCTATGACATGATGGGCAAGTATACGTATCCTGCACTCCGAGAGGAGGCTCCAAGGGAACATGTGGAGAGCTTCTTCCAG AAGATGGACAGGAACAAGGATGGCGTGGTGACCATTGAGGAATTCATTGAGTCT
- the KCNIP2 gene encoding A-type potassium channel modulatory protein KCNIP2 isoform X4 has protein sequence MRGQGRKESLSDSRDLDGSYDQLTGHPPGPTKKALKQRFLKLLPCCGPQALPSVSETLAAPASLRPHRPRPLDPDSVEDEFELSTVCHRPEGLEQLQEQTKFTRKELQVLYRGFKNECPSGIVNEENFKQIYSQFFPQGDSSTYATFLFNAFDTNHDGSVSFEDFVAGLSVILRGTIDDRLNWAFNLYDLNKDGCITKEEMLDIMKSIYDMMGKYTYPALREEAPREHVESFFQKMDRNKDGVVTIEEFIESCQKDENIMRSMKLFDNVI, from the exons ATGCGGGGCCAGGGCCGTAAGGAGAGTTTGTCCGATTCTCGGGACCTGGACGGATCCTATGACCAGCTTACGG GCCACCCACCAGGGCCCACTAAAAAAGCGCTGAAGCAGCGGTTCCTCAAGCTGCTGCCATGCTGCGGGCCCCAAGCTCTGCCCTCAGTCAGTGAAA CATTAGCCGCCCCAGCCTCCCTCCGCCCCCACAGACCCCGCCCGCTGGACCCAG ACAGTGTGGAGGATGAGTTTGAACTGTCCACCGTGTGTCACCGGCCTGAGGGCCTGGAGCAGCTGCAAGAGCAAACCAAGTTCACGCGCAAGGAGTTGCAGGTCCTGTACCGGGGCTTCAAGAAC GAGTGTCCCAGCGGAATCGTCAATGAGGAGAACTTCAAGCAGATTTACTCCCAATTCTTTCCTCAAGGAG ACTCCAGCACATATGCCACTTTTCTCTTCAATGCCTTTGACACCAACCATGATGGCTCGGTCAGTTTTGAG gaCTTTGTGGCTGGTTTGTCAGTGATTCTTCGGGGAACCATAGACGACAGGCTGAACTGGGCCTTCAACCTGTATGACCTCAATAAGGATGGCTGCATCACCAAGGAG GAAATGCTTGATATCATGAAATCCATCTATGACATGATGGGCAAGTATACGTATCCTGCACTCCGAGAGGAGGCTCCAAGGGAACATGTGGAGAGCTTCTTCCAG AAGATGGACAGGAACAAGGATGGCGTGGTGACCATTGAGGAATTCATTGAGTCT
- the KCNIP2 gene encoding A-type potassium channel modulatory protein KCNIP2 isoform X7, producing the protein MRGQGRKESLSDSRDLDGSYDQLTDSVEDEFELSTVCHRPEGLEQLQEQTKFTRKELQVLYRGFKNECPSGIVNEENFKQIYSQFFPQGDSSTYATFLFNAFDTNHDGSVSFEDFVAGLSVILRGTIDDRLNWAFNLYDLNKDGCITKEEMLDIMKSIYDMMGKYTYPALREEAPREHVESFFQKMDRNKDGVVTIEEFIESCQKDENIMRSMKLFDNVI; encoded by the exons ATGCGGGGCCAGGGCCGTAAGGAGAGTTTGTCCGATTCTCGGGACCTGGACGGATCCTATGACCAGCTTACGG ACAGTGTGGAGGATGAGTTTGAACTGTCCACCGTGTGTCACCGGCCTGAGGGCCTGGAGCAGCTGCAAGAGCAAACCAAGTTCACGCGCAAGGAGTTGCAGGTCCTGTACCGGGGCTTCAAGAAC GAGTGTCCCAGCGGAATCGTCAATGAGGAGAACTTCAAGCAGATTTACTCCCAATTCTTTCCTCAAGGAG ACTCCAGCACATATGCCACTTTTCTCTTCAATGCCTTTGACACCAACCATGATGGCTCGGTCAGTTTTGAG gaCTTTGTGGCTGGTTTGTCAGTGATTCTTCGGGGAACCATAGACGACAGGCTGAACTGGGCCTTCAACCTGTATGACCTCAATAAGGATGGCTGCATCACCAAGGAG GAAATGCTTGATATCATGAAATCCATCTATGACATGATGGGCAAGTATACGTATCCTGCACTCCGAGAGGAGGCTCCAAGGGAACATGTGGAGAGCTTCTTCCAG AAGATGGACAGGAACAAGGATGGCGTGGTGACCATTGAGGAATTCATTGAGTCT
- the KCNIP2 gene encoding A-type potassium channel modulatory protein KCNIP2 isoform X10: MNLEGLEMVAVLVVLALFVKVLEQFGLFEPVSLEDSVEDEFELSTVCHRPEGLEQLQEQTKFTRKELQVLYRGFKNECPSGIVNEENFKQIYSQFFPQGDSSTYATFLFNAFDTNHDGSVSFEDFVAGLSVILRGTIDDRLNWAFNLYDLNKDGCITKEEMLDIMKSIYDMMGKYTYPALREEAPREHVESFFQKMDRNKDGVVTIEEFIESCQKDENIMRSMKLFDNVI; encoded by the exons ATGAACCTGGAAGGGCTGGAGATGGTTGCTGTGCTCGTGGTCCTCGCTCTGTTTGTCAAGGTCCTGGAGCAGTTTGGCCTCTTTGAGCCTGTCTCCTTGGAAG ACAGTGTGGAGGATGAGTTTGAACTGTCCACCGTGTGTCACCGGCCTGAGGGCCTGGAGCAGCTGCAAGAGCAAACCAAGTTCACGCGCAAGGAGTTGCAGGTCCTGTACCGGGGCTTCAAGAAC GAGTGTCCCAGCGGAATCGTCAATGAGGAGAACTTCAAGCAGATTTACTCCCAATTCTTTCCTCAAGGAG ACTCCAGCACATATGCCACTTTTCTCTTCAATGCCTTTGACACCAACCATGATGGCTCGGTCAGTTTTGAG gaCTTTGTGGCTGGTTTGTCAGTGATTCTTCGGGGAACCATAGACGACAGGCTGAACTGGGCCTTCAACCTGTATGACCTCAATAAGGATGGCTGCATCACCAAGGAG GAAATGCTTGATATCATGAAATCCATCTATGACATGATGGGCAAGTATACGTATCCTGCACTCCGAGAGGAGGCTCCAAGGGAACATGTGGAGAGCTTCTTCCAG AAGATGGACAGGAACAAGGATGGCGTGGTGACCATTGAGGAATTCATTGAGTCT
- the KCNIP2 gene encoding A-type potassium channel modulatory protein KCNIP2 isoform X2: MLRAPSSALTLAAPASLRPHRPRPLDPALTSSAWGPGNCQAGLQRWRWGDGWVGDFEQGSWGPGLRRGCPPPPPPPTPIDSVEDEFELSTVCHRPEGLEQLQEQTKFTRKELQVLYRGFKNECPSGIVNEENFKQIYSQFFPQGDSSTYATFLFNAFDTNHDGSVSFEDFVAGLSVILRGTIDDRLNWAFNLYDLNKDGCITKEEMLDIMKSIYDMMGKYTYPALREEAPREHVESFFQKMDRNKDGVVTIEEFIESCQKDENIMRSMKLFDNVI; encoded by the exons ATGCTGCGGGCCCCAAGCTCTGCCCTCA CATTAGCCGCCCCAGCCTCCCTCCGCCCCCACAGACCCCGCCCGCTGGACCCAG CCTTGACGTCCTCGGCTTGGGGTCCAGGGAACTGTCAGGCTGGTCTCCAGCGTTGGAGATGGGGGGATGGATGGGTCGGTGATTTTGAACAGGGGTCGTGGGGGCCGGGCCTGAGGCGCggctgtcccccccccccccccccaccgaccCCCATAGACAGTGTGGAGGATGAGTTTGAACTGTCCACCGTGTGTCACCGGCCTGAGGGCCTGGAGCAGCTGCAAGAGCAAACCAAGTTCACGCGCAAGGAGTTGCAGGTCCTGTACCGGGGCTTCAAGAAC GAGTGTCCCAGCGGAATCGTCAATGAGGAGAACTTCAAGCAGATTTACTCCCAATTCTTTCCTCAAGGAG ACTCCAGCACATATGCCACTTTTCTCTTCAATGCCTTTGACACCAACCATGATGGCTCGGTCAGTTTTGAG gaCTTTGTGGCTGGTTTGTCAGTGATTCTTCGGGGAACCATAGACGACAGGCTGAACTGGGCCTTCAACCTGTATGACCTCAATAAGGATGGCTGCATCACCAAGGAG GAAATGCTTGATATCATGAAATCCATCTATGACATGATGGGCAAGTATACGTATCCTGCACTCCGAGAGGAGGCTCCAAGGGAACATGTGGAGAGCTTCTTCCAG AAGATGGACAGGAACAAGGATGGCGTGGTGACCATTGAGGAATTCATTGAGTCT
- the KCNIP2 gene encoding A-type potassium channel modulatory protein KCNIP2 isoform X5, translating to MRGQGRKESLSDSRDLDGSYDQLTGHPPGPTKKALKQRFLKLLPCCGPQALPSVSESNVEDEFELSTVCHRPEGLEQLQEQTKFTRKELQVLYRGFKNECPSGIVNEENFKQIYSQFFPQGDSSTYATFLFNAFDTNHDGSVSFEDFVAGLSVILRGTIDDRLNWAFNLYDLNKDGCITKEEMLDIMKSIYDMMGKYTYPALREEAPREHVESFFQKMDRNKDGVVTIEEFIESCQKDENIMRSMKLFDNVI from the exons ATGCGGGGCCAGGGCCGTAAGGAGAGTTTGTCCGATTCTCGGGACCTGGACGGATCCTATGACCAGCTTACGG GCCACCCACCAGGGCCCACTAAAAAAGCGCTGAAGCAGCGGTTCCTCAAGCTGCTGCCATGCTGCGGGCCCCAAGCTCTGCCCTCAGTCAGTGAAAGCAA TGTGGAGGATGAGTTTGAACTGTCCACCGTGTGTCACCGGCCTGAGGGCCTGGAGCAGCTGCAAGAGCAAACCAAGTTCACGCGCAAGGAGTTGCAGGTCCTGTACCGGGGCTTCAAGAAC GAGTGTCCCAGCGGAATCGTCAATGAGGAGAACTTCAAGCAGATTTACTCCCAATTCTTTCCTCAAGGAG ACTCCAGCACATATGCCACTTTTCTCTTCAATGCCTTTGACACCAACCATGATGGCTCGGTCAGTTTTGAG gaCTTTGTGGCTGGTTTGTCAGTGATTCTTCGGGGAACCATAGACGACAGGCTGAACTGGGCCTTCAACCTGTATGACCTCAATAAGGATGGCTGCATCACCAAGGAG GAAATGCTTGATATCATGAAATCCATCTATGACATGATGGGCAAGTATACGTATCCTGCACTCCGAGAGGAGGCTCCAAGGGAACATGTGGAGAGCTTCTTCCAG AAGATGGACAGGAACAAGGATGGCGTGGTGACCATTGAGGAATTCATTGAGTCT
- the KCNIP2 gene encoding A-type potassium channel modulatory protein KCNIP2 isoform X3, which produces MRLSCLKILVLPVRPSGAAHSGPNRMGAETGPPRALGAELGYCALCRTMNRCPRRCRSPLGQAARSLYQLVTGSLSPDSVEDEFELSTVCHRPEGLEQLQEQTKFTRKELQVLYRGFKNECPSGIVNEENFKQIYSQFFPQGDSSTYATFLFNAFDTNHDGSVSFEDFVAGLSVILRGTIDDRLNWAFNLYDLNKDGCITKEEMLDIMKSIYDMMGKYTYPALREEAPREHVESFFQKMDRNKDGVVTIEEFIESCQKDENIMRSMKLFDNVI; this is translated from the exons ATGAGGCTCTCATGTCTTAAGATCCTGGTCTTGCCGGTCCGCCCCTCCGGCGCCGCCCACTCAGGGCCCAATAGGATGGGGGCGGAGACTGGACCGCCCAGGGCCTTGGGGGCGGAGCTTGGCTACTGCGCTCTGTGCCGAACCATGAACCGATGCCCCCGCAGATGCCGGAGCCCGTTGGGGCAGGCAGCGCGATCCCTCTATCAGCTGGTGACTGGGTCACTGTCGCCAG ACAGTGTGGAGGATGAGTTTGAACTGTCCACCGTGTGTCACCGGCCTGAGGGCCTGGAGCAGCTGCAAGAGCAAACCAAGTTCACGCGCAAGGAGTTGCAGGTCCTGTACCGGGGCTTCAAGAAC GAGTGTCCCAGCGGAATCGTCAATGAGGAGAACTTCAAGCAGATTTACTCCCAATTCTTTCCTCAAGGAG ACTCCAGCACATATGCCACTTTTCTCTTCAATGCCTTTGACACCAACCATGATGGCTCGGTCAGTTTTGAG gaCTTTGTGGCTGGTTTGTCAGTGATTCTTCGGGGAACCATAGACGACAGGCTGAACTGGGCCTTCAACCTGTATGACCTCAATAAGGATGGCTGCATCACCAAGGAG GAAATGCTTGATATCATGAAATCCATCTATGACATGATGGGCAAGTATACGTATCCTGCACTCCGAGAGGAGGCTCCAAGGGAACATGTGGAGAGCTTCTTCCAG AAGATGGACAGGAACAAGGATGGCGTGGTGACCATTGAGGAATTCATTGAGTCT